From Triticum aestivum cultivar Chinese Spring chromosome 7B, IWGSC CS RefSeq v2.1, whole genome shotgun sequence:
CCTAGTACTCTTTTTTGGGGCTTGTCTTGCTGTGCCCCCAGCATAATTCTATGACTTATTGTACTTGTAACTTGGTGTTGGATGCTTGATTGCTTGGTGGTATGCTTTATAATATAAAACGGGGAAAAAATCCTTTTTCGTCAAGAGGAGCATGTCACGACCCTTTTATATAAGGGCCTACATGGGTCGTGGCATGTCAGCCTTTTTATGGCTGGGACCTGGCACCCATATGGTCGGGTTTGTCGGGGAGATGACTATATTGCTTAGGAATTATTTCTGCAGAGTTTGTTTAATTTATAGGATATAAAAAAGTATAGATTTTTTTTGCATGGTATTCCACATGAGTACCCTTCCTCTTAACCTTTAGGAAAAACCTTAACGGGCAGAAAGCTCAGTTCCCTGTAGACTGGTTTCATTGTTTTCCTCGTCTCTGACATCTGATTTCCGCGTCAGAAGGCAAGGGATCACAGAGTTGCGTGGGAGTTTAATTAGATTTTGTTAAGTTTCACTGTCCTTATGTCGTTCTCGGGGCGCTGGTTCCAACATCTACATGGGACGCACAAGAGTTAGTTTCAAAAAAATTGAGCAAACTATGTACATTGTAATTTATTATTTATTTGAACCGTGCAGAAGGAGTGCATATAAATATTATAGTAGTACGAGATAAGAAGTACAATGTCTTAACTAAAGATAGGAAAAATATCCCCAGCAACATACACGCAAAGTGGGAAAGAATGCAAACCAACTAGACGAAACAACCAAGACTCAAGGGCACACACATACACCCATGCGACCATGCACGACCTAGACCGCAAGGTGATCTAGGCACCTAGTATTGGCACGACGCCATTGGCGCAGGTCACATTTAATCTGTTCAACCAGCCGATCAATGGAAGTGACGACACTGTGAAAATTCCTCTTATGTAGTACTATTTGTGTGTCATTGCTTTTAAGTTATGTATGACCCAAAAATTCGTTGGTGCTCCCGGGAGCGCGCGCTCCTGCACGTgaaaaaattccaaacaaaaattTGACGCATACATCTCGATATTATATGTGTGCACGCcaagtttcggagaaaaccgatattttttgtggcttgtgtaaaaaagacaaaaggATGTCTTGTGAAAAGTATTTTTTAACATCAATTTTTGTCTTTTTCACATGCGACATATAGGTTGTCGGTTTTTCGCGAAATGACTTTGTGAGCATGTACAGTATCAAGATATATGTCCCAAgtttttgtttggaattttttgacatttcaaaatatgTTGAGAACACATTTTAAAAACCAGGAGCACGTGCTCCCATGTGCCAAAACGCCACTCTCGTATGAGACCTTGCTATATGCTTGTGAGATTATGGCTATGCTTCTTTGTCATATGTTATATTGTTGTTATTATATGCCCTATCACACAAACCACTTGTTGTCATTTTGAGATGGCTATGTGTTATATTTGTATTTTTAGTCATCTCATATGTCACAAGTTGTTGCAGAAGTGAAACTCATTTTGTGCATCCATGTTCACTTTTGCACCTCTCTGGTTTCTAAAGCTTTAGTCAAAGCGTTGATCATATTTTGtacattttgtattcaaatgcaaataattttcttatgtgtgcacaaatgtAGGGGCCTAAACCTAAACATCCAGAACCCATGCTAAGATTATCATAGTACCCTTTATTATATTGATCTATTCATATTGTCATCAACCACCAAAGAAGGAAGACTAAAAGACATTCGTCCCGAGGATTTTAGTGTTAATGAAAATAGTTATTATACGTCTAACTATGTTGTGCTTTCAGATTACATGTGATTGGAAATGAAACGTAATGTCGGTCGACAACCCTCCTAAGCTAAAGGGATAAAGAAGATGGCACATCAAAATATACCGATGATTGCTCATTTTGAGTCGTAGGTACGTCGTACTGTTAAGAGGGGATACACCATGAATCATGTATGGGAATCACTGAACAAAACTAAGCCATATACACCCACATCCCACGTGAGAAAGAGCACCGTGTTTTTCACCTTTTATGCTGTTGTTCTTGCTGGTATGACCAAGTTAGACTATGTGACATGTGAGAGGTTCCGACTTATGGTCCGACATGTGGTCCAACTTTGTTTAGGGTCTTGTATCAAGTCTAATACCATGTTGAACACCAGGTCAGATATGCCGACAAGTCGGAATATTTGACGTAGGTTAGACTATCTGACTTCTCTGCGCAGCAAACAATAACAGGTAGAAAGCTAGTGgatctatataagccacccttcTTCTTTAAAGGCGGGTGACGACTCTATTCCTCTTACCTCCATTGATCCAATGCTCAAaactttaatctctctctctctctctctctctctctctctagccactcaatcCATCTGAGCAAGAGGAACACCCGATCAACCAATCCACAAAAGCAAAACTCAATTTCGTTGATTCCCCACAAGATCCTAGcacatcttgttactcttgggtttgTGGAGAACTATAGATAATTTGTGTTACCCGGGGACTATCGATTTATGTGGTCGTGCCCCAGGCTTGCATGTGAGGGTTTGGGGCTCGCCACAAGAGCTATCCCTAGTGAGAGGAAACTTGGGCATCCGTTGACCAAGGTTCTTAGAGACATAAGGTGAGACATCCGTTGTTGTGGGTGCATCCTTTTTTCCCACCTCTCCAATGAAAATTAGCACACCTCCAAATGTTTGAACTTCAGTCTACATCTTCGTCTCCATCACTCTCGGTTGTCTCTTAACACTAACTTTACTTTGTGTTATTACTTGTCTGTTTGTTGCCTTGTGTAGCTTGTTAACTTGTTGTAACACATTATGTATGATGTATCATTTTGTTGCAGATACAAAGAACTCAATAACCTCTAAAATCAACTAGAAAAAGATTAAATTTGATAATCGTCTATTCATCCCCTATAGCCAACTTCTCGGGTATCTTTGAACCttcaattggtatgagagcaagcttcctccctcccttcctccctccctctcaaACTGAGAGAGttcgagagagagggggaagggggTGACATCTATTGTGCAACAAGTTAACAACAACAATGGGTCAACGACGTGTGCGAGAGGGCCGTCACAAAGAGCCCACTAAAGCACTGCAttataaaaataaaatatattgaaaTCATAATAACACAAGTGGTGTAACAAAGCGCGCCTAATCTTTCTTCCATTGTTATAACATGGACCTTCTGTTCACACACCACAAAGTAAAGCTATGGAAACAAAGTTATTTGTTTCAAGAATACTTTACAGAAGATTTGTACTTGAATCCTTAATTCTTGCCGAACTCCTTGATGAAGCTGATAAGCCGTTGGAACTCCGTCGCCGACGAGCCTCCCTCCGCGACGTCCCGCCTCACCTCCTGCGACAGCACTTGAGCCGACATCCTTAGCTGGCCGGACTCCATGGCCTGCCTCACCATCCCCTCCACGACGGCCCTCTCGCACACGTCCTTCATGTCCAGCCCCGTCCCCCATACTGCGCCGACGAACCGGCTGTTGATGTGCTGGTCCGCGAAGAACGGCCAGCACACCAGCGGTACGCCCTCGGTGATCCCCTCCAGCGTCGAGTTCCACCCGGCGTGAGTCAGGAAGCAGCCCACGGCGCGGTGTCTCAACACGTCTCGCTGCGGCGCCCAGTCCACGACACGCGCCTTGCCGTTCCCCGCCGCGTCGACGGCTTCCTGGAGGACGGCGCTCTGGCTTGCCCCGACCATGTCCGGCCGGAGCACCCACAGGAACGCGTAGCCGGAGCCGACAAGCCCGGACAGGAACTCGGTGAACTGCTCGAGCGAAATGACGGCCAGGCTGCCCAAGCTCACGTACACCACGGACCGGTCCGCCTGACCGTCCAGCCACGCCATACACCCGTCGTCCTCGCGCCACAAActggcggccggcgccggcgccgccgagACGGCGTGGAGAGGGCCTATGGCGAAGACGTCGCGCATATGCAGCGCGATGTGCGCGAGCGCCGACCGCTCCAGTGACGCCGCCGTGTTGAATATGAGCGCCCGAGCATTGCAGCTGTGAGCGGTGTAGCCCACCAGAATCTGCAGCAAAGGGTCGACGTCGTCGGTCTTGGCCCGACGGCGGCAAGAGTTTGGAAGATCTCGTCGCCGCAGGAAATCCTCCATCCCCGGGACGCTACGGACCGGCTCATCGAGGTCGGCGCCTACAGGGATGGGAACCTCGCCGAGCTCCACGAGCCTGGGCACGGAGAGGTAAGCCAAGAAGCTGCACGCGCTCGCCGTGCGGAAAGCGAGCGCCGGCACGCCGAGCTCCTCCGCGACATCGATGGCGAACGGCAGTAAACCGTCGGCCACGACGCACGACAGCGCTGGGAACCCGCCGTCGGCCGCGGGGGACAGCGCCGAGGCGAGGAGCGCACGGTACGCAGCAGGGCCCGTCGTCATCAGTGACTTGGCGACATCCTTGAGGTCGCCCACGGAGCGGGGGTGGTCGACGGGGAGGCCGTCCGGCAAGGACACGAAGCGGAGGCGTGGCGTCGCGACGGCCTCGGCGTGGTGAGCACGGCGGAGATTGTGCTCCGTGTGAACGAATGTGACGTGGAGACCGGCGTCGAGGAGCCCCGCGGCGAAATGAAGCATCGAGTTGATGTGGCCCTGCAGCGGCCACGGGAACACCAGAACGTGCGCCGGCGCCATTTCCGTCACGCCGCCGGTCGCTTCCTCTCGCCGGCTAGGGATTCTCTGGAGTCTCTGAATTGGGTATACTTTTCCTCTGCGTGAGTACACTACATGAAGTCCAACTTTGAGGAGCAGTTTTAAAATCGATGGCGTCGTCCTCGCGTGAGATAAGAAAATGATGCTCTACTAGTGGAACCTGCTAGCATTAGCTTGCGTGATGGATTGGTGGCGAGGATCTTGATCCGATTTTCTGCTCTACTTTAAGCACACTCTGCGTGTGCATCATCAGAGCTTTAACGTGCACCTATCAgctgtactccctccggtccttccCATGTAAGATTTGTCTAAACTCAATCCTCGTAAAGTTTGACCGGC
This genomic window contains:
- the LOC123160816 gene encoding myricetin 3-O-rhamnoside 1,2-glucosyltransferase UGT709G2-like, with the translated sequence MAPAHVLVFPWPLQGHINSMLHFAAGLLDAGLHVTFVHTEHNLRRAHHAEAVATPRLRFVSLPDGLPVDHPRSVGDLKDVAKSLMTTGPAAYRALLASALSPAADGGFPALSCVVADGLLPFAIDVAEELGVPALAFRTASACSFLAYLSVPRLVELGEVPIPVGADLDEPVRSVPGMEDFLRRRDLPNSCRRRAKTDDVDPLLQILVGYTAHSCNARALIFNTAASLERSALAHIALHMRDVFAIGPLHAVSAAPAPAASLWREDDGCMAWLDGQADRSVVYVSLGSLAVISLEQFTEFLSGLVGSGYAFLWVLRPDMVGASQSAVLQEAVDAAGNGKARVVDWAPQRDVLRHRAVGCFLTHAGWNSTLEGITEGVPLVCWPFFADQHINSRFVGAVWGTGLDMKDVCERAVVEGMVRQAMESGQLRMSAQVLSQEVRRDVAEGGSSATEFQRLISFIKEFGKN